In the genome of Arvicola amphibius chromosome 2, mArvAmp1.2, whole genome shotgun sequence, the window GGCTTGTTAAGCTGTCAGCACCAAGCTGACTTAGTATTCCAGGAAGCATTTCTGTGATTGGTTTGGCTTCTGCATGACCAGTAATTGCAAAGGTGTTAGTGGAGAGGGAAGCTTGGACTTTGGGGTTGTTGAAATGAATAACTGTTCCATCATCTTTAATCATGTTCACCTCTTCAATACCAGCTATATTGTTCACAGCCAGTTTCTTTAGAGAACTCTGAAGCTTCTTGTCATCAGCAGTAGCTGTCCTATGCACCACCTTCTTCTTTCTGCGAGCTGTACCCTTGCCCCCTATCCGGACCTGAGCTTGAAGTTTGGCTAACTTTTCTTGATTCATGCTCTTGGTAAATCTGCAGCGGGGAGGGTCCTCCAACACCAGCACGCGGCAAGAGCAAGATGGCTGCCTTagctgagacagagaaagaccacggcggcggcggcggcgggagccAAGAATGTGTTCTTAAGATGTTTTCCTTCAAGTCAAACCTTAATACAAACTGAGCCCCAATCTTGACAGCAATGCCTCAGACTCCCACTGGTCAGTATGAACCCTCAAGGAAAGGAACCCCACTCCAAAATTTTCCAGAAATACAACTATTGAcaaattttcataatattttgaaaaggaaCCTGGAGCTCCAGGTAAAACATTACACAAGCtaataaagatataaagaaaaagaatcttctccctgtttttctttcctactgTTCTCTAccctcctgccttctctttgcctctccctctctcctcccttccaaaGGGCCAGAAGGAGGAGCTCTATATAATAATTCCAAAGAGATTTATCTAGTTCTTGAAAGTGCTCCAAAGATAACATTGGAGAAAAAGATTAGAGTTGCTGATTTATTAAATGAATGTAGCCTGTGATTCCctctcataagaaaaaaaaaatattacaacgGCCTTTGGTGTCAATTCCTTTAAAACTGCTTTGCCATAGCTTGACTTAAGGACACATTTGCCAACTGCTAATGGAGCCAGCAGTAAAAATGAAACCCTCATGGAATTATCTAATCTAAACCATATTCAAATGCTTTTGATTATCAagtactcttttttaaaaattaaccctTTGATGTCAAGAGGGTTAGAAGGTGATTTATAGTAGAAATCCCTAGAAAGACCCCGAAGTGGTTCAGATTTTATTATATCCAATAGCCAGAGTGCATAGATGGAACCCAAGTGAACTTTGTCATTAACAGGAAAACAGCACATTTTCACCTCTTATGTCCATTCCAATGTGTCTCTTATTCAttcacagggggaaaaaaagaaatgaaaatccgAAAGCtggagagaataaaaaggaaagccaaAATGAcggagggggcaggaagagatGGATGATTAGCTCCAGTGACCACTTGATTGCTTCATTTCCTTACCCGGGGATTCTATTGTGTGCATTTTAATGATGGTATAGAATAGAGACACTGCGGACATTTAAGAAGGCATGAGATGCGCTGTGAGAGACGAagcagaaaacacaaatggaaagTCATTTGGAGGTCAGATTGTGCCGCTCTGAAGGAAGAGCAGCGAGAAGGGGAAAACGAATAAACAGAAGCTGCAGAAGAGAGCACTGTACACTGTCAGAGGCAGGGATGTTTCAACAGCTGGGGCGAGAGTGAGAAGCCGAAGGGCATCCTATATCGGTCATCCATGGGGCTAAGGGGACCCAGGATGACAGAGGCAAATCGCTGCTTTAAAGTTTCAGACTTTATTGCAGCAAATACAGCCATCAGAGGCATTTCAGCTGCAACAACAGCCCGAGTAATACAGAAAGTTCTTTGGATTTGCATTTTCCCAGGAgcatttttgttgtatataagaGCCTAGATTTAAGAAAGGTAAGAAGTCATTCACaagcaaatataatatatacatctTTCAGTGCCAAACACTGTTCTTGCACTCTAAGCAAAAGTTACTCGCCTATACCAATGAACCgtcaccaacttttttttttctaggcactAAAGATGTAGCATTGAAATATAATAAACTGTAAGAAGGTCAAAATAATTAATAGCGTAAATATGAAGTGAATATATGTCAGCTAGGATCCTAGCCGTAAGGGACAAAGGAGAACAGATTGATTTTTAAGCAATCTGCATGAGACAATGGGGCAGGAAGGGATAGGCAAGAAGGAACAAAATAAGTGCCAACTCTCTGTCGAACTATTTCTGGATCTATGGATCTGTTTAAGAAACACGAGGGATGAACACGTGTGTGAGAGATGTCAGTGAGGTCAGTTTTATTCCAAAATAGTTCCAGGTGAGTTGAAACATTCTAGGggagacagaaaacaacaaaaaaaaaaagttattcaaaAATGGCTGTGGCTTGACCAGAACCAGACACGAGTTTGCTTATTCAAACCTATGAAAATAGGTGAGTTTTGACCAAGAGCAatgtaaaaagtgaaaaaaaaaacctcaaggcaTTTTCAGTTTTGTGGTTACTTAAGGATGCGAAGAGCTGGTAGTTACTTAGAGTTgcccaaagaaagcaaaaagaaataatggGAGAGACTGGAAAGAGTGGAGCCCCGAGGAAGAAGTGTGGTCAACAATGGTAAGTGTTTCCATAAGGTCAAGTGGGGTAATGAGGGAAAACCACCTGGTGTGTTCAACATGAGTGAATGTCGTTGGCAGGCTTGGTGAAGACAGCTGCAACACAAGGGTGGAGGTAGAACCAAGGTGGTGGGGGGAGGAATAAGAGACTAATGAGATTTAATGAGGACAAAATAGCTGAAactaaaaatgtagaaaacaggACCACCAAGAAATAATTTGATCTAGGTGAAAAAAATTGGGGGTTGTCGGCACACTGGGGAGAGGAGAATCCCACCCACTTTTAAGTTAACCCCACCCTGGCAATTTAGTAAGTTATACCAACTTGCCTCCCTCATCCCTGCTCTGTTGGGCTGCtttctctgttgttatttttgaggGAGAGGAATTGGCTGAGCTATAGCCTAAGTGGAGAAATTGCAGCCTCTGGAATTAAGAACTTAACATAAGAATGAGCCCTAGAAAATGAGTAAGACAGAAGAATTGCGCTATTGGAAGAGATACCCCCTTGTAGTAGGACAGAGGAGGAAAATGTATTAAAGTGTGGGAGAGCTGTGAAACTGGTAGCAGAAGTTGAGGAGGTTCCTGTCTGATGACTTTTATAGTCCCTATTAAAGAGCAGTTGGATCATCAGCTTCATGGAACATTGAGAAACACAACTTTTAGAAGCTTGAGGACAGTATGACAACTTGAAATGGAAGAATGAATTAATGGAACCTTTCTGGGTAATCTTGTACCCTCAGACAGCAATGGTATTCACACCTGTATGGTTTCCCCAGTCCGCACAAGATGACTCTTCATCAAGACCAATAAATCAGATATAAGAGCATGAGAATGTCAGGTGGATTTGTCCAGGGCTTGCAGGCTCCTGGGTTTGTGAAATGAACTTAGGGACATGAGGTTGGG includes:
- the LOC119807633 gene encoding transcription factor BTF3 homolog 4-like isoform X2 — encoded protein: MIKDDGTVIHFNNPKVQASLSTNTFAITGHAEAKPITEMLPGILSQLGADSLTSLRKLAEQFPRQVLDSKAPKPEDIDEEDDDVPDLVENFDEASKNEAN
- the LOC119807633 gene encoding transcription factor BTF3 homolog 4-like isoform X3 → MNQEKLAKLQAQVRIGGKGTARRKKKVVHRTATADDKKLQSSLKKLAVNNIAGIEEYWIVKHQNQKTLMKKMMMFQIL
- the LOC119807633 gene encoding transcription factor BTF3 homolog 4-like isoform X1 — encoded protein: MNQEKLAKLQAQVRIGGKGTARRKKKVVHRTATADDKKLQSSLKKLAVNNIAGIEEVNMIKDDGTVIHFNNPKVQASLSTNTFAITGHAEAKPITEMLPGILSQLGADSLTSLRKLAEQFPRQVLDSKAPKPEDIDEEDDDVPDLVENFDEASKNEAN